A genomic segment from Nodularia sphaerocarpa UHCC 0038 encodes:
- a CDS encoding NAD(P)/FAD-dependent oxidoreductase, with product MKEILYLEVPTPEIATVLTWLQIEFEPGIGEKLLRPDGLLLKIPTKTTNAQGAIPEKLPRELSVFVWSVQRTTYLKVFRWADQPVSGEAQILQRLIQEIRQKFPHKYPEPPPIDSQKSIFDELAPYYPLTVKYFQQMPNGEYDLNRAYWWEQRWREGVRNPQQPRQVVFSPSQGFAGDQVDGSITSSLAPTYDLIYIGGALGVIHAAVMARLGYKVLLVERLPFGRMNREWNISRDELQSLINLGLVTAAELETVIVREYKDGFNKFFDGNNPVKLRSPILHTPTVLNIALDSEKWLRMCGEKLRDAGGDIWDETEFMRADIDKSQVVITVKHLPSKNERRVSGRLLIDAMGTASPVAWQLNGGRAFDSVCPTVGAVIEGGFEAGVWDSQYGDVLYSHGDISRGRQLIWELFPGFGEELTIYLFHYHEVNPENPGSLLEMYEDFFAILPEYRRCDLDKLVWKKPTFGYIPGHFSVGSSDRTIAFDRLIAIGDAASLQSPLVFTGFGSLIRNLDRLTTLLDTALKHDLLSFRHLNRIRAYQSNVSVTWLFSKGMMVPTGKFLPPQRINSMLNTFFGLLADEPPEVADNFIKDRCDWLTFNRLALKAARKNPALLLWIWQLAGFRDLVRWLGNYFSFGLDSLLSALLRGWFAPLLVRSQSWLEPRYPALWLRLLVINYAIAAGKLGTDKSAIALSPNHSAQVNPDTIIPKSEAKILN from the coding sequence ATGAAAGAAATACTCTATTTAGAAGTTCCCACACCGGAAATTGCAACTGTACTTACTTGGCTGCAAATTGAATTTGAACCAGGAATCGGCGAAAAATTACTCCGACCTGATGGCTTGCTCCTGAAAATACCGACAAAAACTACAAATGCTCAGGGGGCGATTCCCGAAAAATTACCGAGGGAACTTTCTGTATTCGTTTGGTCTGTGCAGCGAACTACTTATCTGAAAGTGTTTCGTTGGGCAGATCAGCCTGTTTCTGGAGAAGCACAAATTCTGCAACGTCTGATTCAGGAAATTAGACAGAAATTTCCCCACAAATACCCTGAACCTCCACCCATTGATTCCCAAAAATCGATTTTTGACGAACTAGCACCGTATTACCCCCTGACGGTGAAATATTTTCAGCAAATGCCCAATGGGGAATATGACCTCAATCGTGCTTATTGGTGGGAACAAAGATGGCGCGAAGGTGTACGGAATCCTCAGCAGCCCCGTCAAGTGGTTTTTTCCCCAAGCCAAGGATTTGCGGGAGATCAGGTAGACGGTAGTATAACATCTTCCTTAGCTCCTACTTATGACCTGATCTACATTGGTGGCGCATTAGGGGTAATTCATGCGGCTGTTATGGCTAGATTGGGTTATAAAGTGCTGCTAGTGGAACGTTTGCCTTTTGGGCGGATGAATCGAGAATGGAATATTTCTCGTGATGAACTCCAAAGTTTAATTAATCTCGGTTTGGTAACAGCCGCCGAGTTGGAAACTGTGATTGTTCGGGAATATAAGGACGGATTCAATAAGTTTTTTGATGGTAACAATCCGGTGAAATTGCGATCGCCTATCCTACACACCCCCACTGTCTTAAATATCGCCTTAGACTCGGAGAAATGGCTGCGGATGTGCGGTGAAAAGCTCCGAGATGCAGGGGGTGACATCTGGGATGAAACAGAGTTCATGCGTGCCGATATTGACAAATCACAAGTTGTAATTACAGTCAAGCATTTACCCAGTAAAAATGAGCGGCGCGTTAGTGGGCGACTGTTAATTGATGCTATGGGAACAGCTTCCCCTGTGGCTTGGCAATTAAATGGTGGTCGCGCTTTTGACAGTGTATGCCCGACGGTGGGCGCAGTGATTGAGGGGGGATTTGAAGCAGGGGTTTGGGATTCCCAGTATGGAGACGTGCTTTACAGTCACGGCGATATTTCCAGGGGAAGGCAGTTGATTTGGGAATTATTTCCCGGATTTGGTGAAGAACTGACAATTTATTTGTTTCATTACCACGAAGTCAATCCAGAAAATCCTGGTTCTTTGCTGGAAATGTACGAGGACTTTTTCGCGATTTTGCCAGAGTATCGACGGTGTGATTTAGATAAACTGGTGTGGAAAAAGCCGACATTTGGCTATATACCAGGACATTTTAGTGTCGGAAGTAGCGATCGCACCATTGCCTTTGATCGATTAATTGCCATTGGTGATGCAGCATCCCTCCAATCTCCCCTAGTTTTCACCGGTTTTGGTTCCCTAATTCGCAACTTAGACCGTTTAACAACGCTTTTAGATACAGCCCTCAAGCACGACTTGCTGAGTTTCCGCCATTTAAACAGGATTCGCGCTTACCAAAGCAACGTTTCTGTAACGTGGCTATTTTCTAAAGGAATGATGGTTCCCACGGGGAAATTTTTACCTCCCCAAAGAATTAACTCGATGTTGAATACCTTCTTTGGGCTGTTAGCAGATGAACCACCAGAGGTAGCAGATAATTTCATCAAAGATCGCTGTGATTGGTTAACTTTTAACCGCCTAGCACTGAAAGCAGCGCGCAAAAATCCAGCCCTGCTGTTATGGATTTGGCAATTAGCTGGATTCAGGGATTTAGTCCGGTGGCTGGGTAATTATTTCAGTTTCGGGCTTGATTCCCTCCTCAGTGCTTTACTGAGGGGATGGTTTGCGCCCTTGTTGGTGCGGAGTCAATCTTGGCTCGAACCCCGCTATCCGGCGTTGTGGTTGCGGCTGTTGGTAATTAATTATGCGATCGCTGCTGGTAAACTGGGAACTGATAAATCAGCGATCGCCCTATCGCCAAATCATTCAGCACAAGTCAATCCAGATACCATCATCCCCAAATCAGAAGCGAAAATTCTCAATTAG
- the cimA gene encoding citramalate synthase, translated as MTINPSPQLWLYDTTLRDGTQREGLSVSIEDKLRIARRLDQLGVPFIEGGWPGANPKDVQFFWQLQEYPLKQAEIVAFCSTRRPNTTAATEPMLQAILTAGTRWVTVFGKSWDLQVTAGLKTNLGENLEMIRDTIQYLCSQGRRVIYDAEHWFDGYKHNRDYALQTLEAAIASGAEWLVLCDTNGGTLPHEISQIVASVIDHVSLVKTQHPIPQIGIHTHNDSDTAVANALAAVMAGAKMVQGTINGYGERCGNANLCSLIPNLQLKLGYSCIAEHQLNQLTEASRFVSEVVNLAPDEHAPFVGRSAFAHKGGIHVSAVERNPLTYEHIQPEQVGNRRRIVISEQSGLSNVLAKARTFGIELDKDKPAARQILQRLKELESEGYQFEAAEASFALLMYEALGGRQQFFEVKGFQVHCDLVEGKETNNALATVKIGVNGKNILEAAEGNGPVAALDAALRKALVNFYPQIATFELTDYKVRILNGHTGTAAKTRVLVESGTGSQRWTTVGVSPNILAASYQAVVEGLEYGLLLHSQESVGSREWGAGSRGKDND; from the coding sequence CCCAAGGATGTTCAGTTCTTCTGGCAATTACAAGAATATCCGCTTAAACAAGCAGAAATTGTGGCTTTTTGTTCCACACGCCGCCCTAACACTACTGCTGCAACTGAACCAATGCTGCAAGCGATTCTGACTGCGGGGACTCGTTGGGTGACAGTTTTTGGCAAATCTTGGGATTTACAGGTTACAGCCGGACTCAAGACGAATTTAGGCGAAAATCTGGAGATGATTCGAGATACTATCCAGTATCTTTGTTCTCAAGGGCGACGGGTGATTTATGATGCTGAACACTGGTTTGATGGCTACAAGCACAATCGAGATTATGCTTTACAGACATTAGAAGCTGCGATCGCATCTGGTGCAGAATGGCTAGTCCTCTGTGATACAAATGGTGGGACTTTACCCCACGAAATTAGTCAAATCGTCGCATCAGTCATTGATCATGTGTCATTAGTCAAAACTCAACACCCAATCCCCCAAATTGGTATTCATACTCATAATGATTCAGATACAGCAGTAGCCAATGCCCTAGCAGCCGTCATGGCAGGGGCGAAAATGGTACAAGGTACAATTAACGGCTACGGTGAACGGTGTGGTAATGCTAACCTCTGTTCATTAATTCCCAATCTACAACTGAAACTTGGTTATAGCTGTATCGCAGAACACCAGCTAAATCAACTTACAGAAGCTAGTCGCTTTGTCAGTGAAGTGGTAAACCTCGCCCCCGATGAACACGCGCCCTTTGTGGGACGTTCAGCTTTTGCTCATAAAGGTGGTATCCATGTCTCAGCAGTAGAACGAAATCCCCTCACTTACGAACACATTCAACCAGAACAAGTCGGTAATCGTCGCCGCATCGTAATTTCCGAACAATCTGGACTGAGTAATGTGTTAGCCAAAGCCCGGACTTTTGGTATTGAACTAGATAAAGACAAACCAGCAGCCCGACAAATTCTCCAACGCCTCAAAGAATTAGAAAGTGAAGGATATCAATTTGAAGCAGCAGAAGCGAGTTTTGCACTGTTGATGTACGAAGCTTTGGGAGGTCGTCAGCAGTTCTTTGAAGTCAAAGGATTCCAAGTACATTGTGATTTAGTAGAAGGTAAAGAAACTAACAATGCCTTAGCCACCGTGAAAATAGGTGTCAATGGCAAAAATATTCTGGAAGCAGCAGAAGGAAATGGACCCGTTGCCGCTTTAGATGCCGCCTTACGCAAAGCTTTAGTCAACTTTTATCCCCAAATTGCCACCTTTGAGTTGACCGATTACAAAGTGCGGATTCTCAACGGACATACAGGTACAGCAGCGAAAACTCGTGTATTAGTAGAATCAGGTACTGGTTCTCAACGCTGGACGACAGTAGGAGTTTCGCCCAACATTTTGGCAGCTTCCTATCAAGCAGTAGTAGAGGGCTTGGAATATGGTTTGTTGTTACACTCCCAAGAGTCAGTGGGGAGTAGGGAGTGGGGAGCAGGGAGCAGGGGGAAAGATAATGATTAA